In Blastopirellula marina, a single genomic region encodes these proteins:
- a CDS encoding putative metallopeptidase, producing the protein MKRSSRPKKRKKVTPAKSSAAKQTRTPAKSMGRVQLHKSSGRRGFDFTFAMRLLVNDMIDRMPELAHIDMSRVAVAIVQARIDSTHGVFATLTPMRFEQGSRFTTRRGRKYCCQSLLDEHGREMLYILSFYLPRFQNMDFSEKMITIFHELWHISPDFDGDIRRHPGRCYAHSTSQKEYDEHMAVLSNKYFMKKPSPELYAFLEHDFAKLYQQRGGIYGVKIPRPKLIPMAA; encoded by the coding sequence GTGAAACGCTCTTCGCGGCCTAAGAAACGAAAGAAAGTTACGCCTGCTAAGAGCTCGGCGGCGAAGCAAACTCGCACCCCAGCGAAGTCTATGGGCCGTGTGCAGTTGCATAAATCTTCCGGCCGCCGTGGCTTCGATTTCACCTTCGCAATGCGGCTGCTGGTCAACGACATGATTGATCGGATGCCGGAACTGGCCCATATCGACATGAGCCGAGTGGCTGTTGCCATCGTGCAGGCGCGAATCGATTCGACCCACGGCGTCTTTGCAACCCTCACTCCGATGCGTTTCGAGCAGGGCTCTCGCTTTACGACTCGTCGCGGGCGAAAGTATTGTTGCCAATCACTATTGGATGAGCACGGTCGAGAGATGCTCTACATCCTTAGCTTCTATCTGCCTCGATTTCAGAACATGGATTTCTCAGAGAAGATGATCACCATCTTCCACGAGCTATGGCACATCAGCCCTGACTTCGACGGAGATATCCGACGTCATCCCGGCCGCTGTTATGCCCATTCGACGAGCCAGAAGGAATACGACGAGCACATGGCCGTCTTGTCGAACAAGTACTTTATGAAGAAGCCGTCCCCTGAGTTGTATGCGTTCTTAGAGCATGACTTTGCCAAGTTGTATCAACAGCGTGGTGGTATCTATGGCGTCAAGATTCCTCGCCCCAAGCTGATCCCCATGGCGGCTTAG
- the rpsE gene encoding 30S ribosomal protein S5 yields the protein MAKDSGKGGFVEKVVKIKRCAAVVKGGRRFSFAAMVVIGDGKSKVGWGYGKANEVPPSVQKAVKQAERKMLEVPIVEGSIPHKVIGTFGAGRVVMLPAHPGTGIIAGASVRAVCEAAGIHDVLTKSFGSTNPVVLVKATLNALEQLRTKEEIQRLRGVAV from the coding sequence GTGGCGAAAGATTCTGGCAAAGGCGGATTCGTCGAAAAGGTCGTGAAGATCAAGCGTTGTGCCGCCGTGGTCAAGGGTGGTCGTCGTTTCAGCTTCGCGGCAATGGTCGTCATTGGTGACGGCAAGAGCAAGGTCGGTTGGGGCTATGGCAAAGCCAACGAAGTCCCACCGAGCGTTCAGAAGGCCGTCAAGCAAGCTGAACGCAAGATGCTGGAAGTGCCGATCGTTGAAGGCTCGATCCCGCACAAGGTGATCGGTACTTTTGGTGCCGGCCGCGTGGTTATGCTTCCAGCTCACCCTGGTACCGGTATCATCGCTGGTGCTTCGGTTCGTGCCGTCTGCGAAGCTGCAGGGATCCACGACGTTTTGACCAAGAGCTTTGGTTCGACGAACCCAGTCGTTCTGGTGAAAGCCACCCTGAACGCACTGGAACAACTGCGAACCAAGGAAGAAATTCAACGCCTGCGAGGAGTTGCTGTCTAA
- the rpmJ gene encoding 50S ribosomal protein L36: MKVRASVKRICDKCKVVRRRGRVYVICENARHKQRQG; this comes from the coding sequence ATGAAGGTAAGAGCCAGCGTTAAGCGAATTTGCGACAAATGCAAAGTGGTCCGCCGTCGAGGCCGGGTCTACGTCATTTGTGAAAACGCCCGTCACAAGCAACGACAGGGCTAG
- the rplR gene encoding 50S ribosomal protein L18, whose amino-acid sequence MNKQKFIAKQRKRRSNHVRRKVRGNAERPRLTIYRSNNNIYCQIIDDEAGRTLVSASSRDKDLRADATAGNCEAAAKIGKAIAEKALAAGLKQVCFDRGHFRYNGRVAALASAAREGGLDF is encoded by the coding sequence GTGAACAAGCAAAAATTCATTGCCAAGCAGCGGAAGCGTCGGAGCAATCACGTCCGTCGAAAGGTTCGTGGCAACGCAGAACGTCCGCGTCTGACCATTTACCGCAGCAATAACAACATCTATTGCCAGATCATCGATGACGAAGCAGGTCGCACCTTGGTGTCGGCTTCTTCCCGCGACAAAGATCTGCGTGCGGATGCTACTGCTGGCAACTGTGAAGCCGCCGCGAAGATCGGCAAGGCCATCGCCGAAAAGGCATTGGCTGCCGGGCTGAAGCAGGTTTGCTTCGATCGTGGTCACTTTCGCTATAACGGACGTGTTGCCGCACTGGCATCGGCCGCTCGCGAAGGTGGATTGGACTTCTAG
- the rpsK gene encoding 30S ribosomal protein S11, translating into MAKVVKRKTRRNVQQGTVHIKATFNNTQVTITDSKGDTLCWASAGTCGFKGSRKSTPFAGQCAAQQAAEKALKFGLKEVDVKVNGPGSGRESAITALAAAGLTVKSIEDCTPIPHNGCRPPKKRRV; encoded by the coding sequence GTGGCCAAGGTCGTCAAGCGAAAAACACGACGTAATGTCCAGCAAGGGACTGTCCATATCAAGGCAACCTTCAACAACACCCAGGTGACCATCACCGACAGCAAGGGTGACACGTTGTGCTGGGCCAGCGCCGGAACTTGTGGCTTCAAGGGAAGCCGTAAGAGCACGCCGTTCGCCGGTCAGTGTGCAGCTCAGCAAGCCGCTGAAAAGGCGTTGAAGTTTGGTCTGAAGGAAGTAGACGTTAAGGTCAACGGACCAGGCAGTGGCCGCGAAAGCGCCATCACTGCCCTGGCAGCCGCCGGTCTGACCGTCAAGTCGATCGAAGATTGCACTCCTATTCCGCACAACGGTTGCCGCCCCCCGAAGAAGCGTCGCGTCTAA
- the rpsH gene encoding 30S ribosomal protein S8: MMMTDPIADMLTRIRNAVRVEHPHVEMPTSKVKRGLADVLKREGYIWDWVETEDHPVKQIRLELKYGPSGERVIQHIKRISKPGRRIYSKSTDLRPILNGMGITVISTSSGVISDREARQKKIGGEVLCEVW, from the coding sequence ATTATGATGACCGACCCTATCGCCGACATGTTGACCCGTATTCGCAATGCGGTTCGCGTCGAGCACCCACACGTTGAAATGCCCACGTCCAAAGTCAAACGCGGTTTGGCCGACGTGTTGAAGCGTGAAGGCTACATCTGGGACTGGGTAGAAACCGAGGACCATCCGGTGAAGCAGATTCGCTTGGAACTGAAGTACGGCCCCAGCGGGGAACGCGTGATTCAGCACATCAAGCGTATCAGCAAGCCTGGTCGTCGAATTTATTCCAAGTCGACCGATTTGCGTCCAATCCTCAATGGCATGGGTATCACCGTGATCAGCACCTCCAGTGGTGTGATCAGCGATCGTGAAGCTCGCCAGAAGAAGATCGGCGGCGAAGTATTGTGCGAAGTCTGGTAG
- a CDS encoding YqjF family protein: MIDRIAPTIRPSKAVRGYQRWRSLLFLHWPVPADALRALVPGCLEIDQHDGVAYVGVVPFAMEGVRNAWWPEWASMAFLETNVRTYVYHGSQPGVYFLSLDAANRLAVWGARQFWGLPYYHAEMSLVRTGDEVVYHTSRQGGSVRHKVCYRIGSAMGPSQPGSLEYFFLERYLLFLEHRGTLYSGQVHHVPYPAHEVELLSVEDSLVNASGLMTPPGPPAFAHFSPGVDVEIFGLQSVSRAS; this comes from the coding sequence ATGATTGACCGCATCGCCCCGACGATTCGCCCAAGTAAGGCCGTCCGCGGTTATCAACGGTGGCGATCTTTACTGTTTTTGCATTGGCCGGTTCCCGCTGATGCTTTGCGGGCATTGGTGCCTGGCTGCCTGGAGATCGATCAACACGACGGCGTTGCTTATGTGGGCGTGGTTCCTTTCGCGATGGAAGGGGTGCGCAATGCCTGGTGGCCAGAATGGGCTTCGATGGCATTCTTGGAAACGAACGTTCGAACGTATGTCTATCACGGAAGTCAGCCAGGCGTTTACTTCCTTTCGTTGGATGCGGCCAACCGTCTTGCCGTCTGGGGAGCTCGGCAGTTTTGGGGGCTCCCGTATTATCACGCCGAAATGAGCCTGGTTCGTACCGGAGATGAAGTTGTCTATCACACGTCACGCCAGGGCGGCAGCGTACGTCACAAGGTATGCTACCGCATTGGTTCCGCGATGGGACCTTCGCAGCCAGGGTCCCTCGAGTACTTCTTTCTCGAGCGTTATCTCCTATTCTTAGAGCATCGCGGTACGCTCTATTCAGGGCAGGTGCATCACGTTCCGTACCCGGCTCACGAGGTTGAACTATTGAGCGTTGAGGACTCACTCGTGAATGCCTCAGGCCTTATGACTCCTCCAGGACCTCCTGCTTTTGCGCATTTCTCGCCAGGAGTAGATGTCGAAATCTTCGGTCTTCAGTCAGTATCAAGAGCTTCTTGA
- a CDS encoding adenylate kinase yields the protein MRIIFLGPPGVGKGTQSQKLVEFLNIPHISTGEMLREAIRNKTELGLKVAAQMEGGRLAADEIVVQLVRQRLAQPDCRNGYLLDGFPRTLPQAASLDLGLAVDDEAVDAVLNLTVDQDELLSRLMARAQKEDRGDDNEETIRNRMKVYDDMTSPLIAYYEEQQVLHRIDGIGSIDEVFDRIKTILEEVDRKRNA from the coding sequence ATGCGGATTATCTTTCTCGGACCTCCTGGTGTCGGCAAAGGGACGCAGTCCCAAAAGCTGGTCGAATTTCTGAACATTCCCCATATCTCGACGGGGGAAATGCTGCGGGAAGCGATCCGTAACAAGACAGAGCTCGGCCTGAAGGTCGCTGCGCAAATGGAGGGTGGCCGTCTGGCCGCGGACGAAATCGTCGTCCAACTCGTGCGTCAGCGTCTGGCTCAGCCCGATTGTCGCAACGGCTATTTGCTCGATGGCTTCCCCCGAACCTTGCCACAAGCCGCATCGCTTGATCTGGGCTTGGCAGTCGATGACGAAGCGGTTGATGCCGTATTGAACCTCACGGTCGATCAGGACGAACTCTTAAGCCGGCTGATGGCTCGCGCTCAGAAAGAAGACCGCGGCGACGACAACGAAGAGACAATTCGTAACCGTATGAAGGTCTACGACGATATGACCTCGCCGCTGATCGCCTATTACGAAGAGCAGCAGGTTTTGCACCGTATCGACGGGATCGGCTCGATCGACGAAGTCTTCGACCGCATCAAAACCATTCTGGAAGAAGTGGACCGAAAGAGAAACGCATGA
- a CDS encoding DNA-directed RNA polymerase subunit alpha gives MHIRWRGLELPSAVTCEAETLTSNYGKFIAEPFERGFGATIGNSMRRILLSSLEGAAVTQIKVRGAQHEFTSIPGVVEDMTDIVLNVKSVVVKKHSEMTKVITIEKQGPCEITAGDIQCDADVEIINKDLHLCTVTGEIPFMMEMVVESGRSYVPSTEHSSNEHEIGIIPVDAVFSPVTRVRYTVEETRVGQKTNYDRLILEIWTDGSAHPEMALVEAAKILRKHLNPFVQYNELGATINMPSRSTPSGLDPVMEAKLNMSLAELHLSVRASNCLESENIHTVRDLVRRTEDQLMEVRNFGETTLTEVREKLKEYNLHLGMRVPPAASPMH, from the coding sequence ATGCATATTCGATGGCGTGGGTTGGAATTGCCGAGTGCGGTCACTTGCGAAGCCGAAACCCTCACCTCCAATTACGGCAAGTTCATTGCCGAACCGTTTGAACGCGGTTTCGGTGCCACCATCGGCAACAGCATGCGACGCATCCTGCTCTCGAGCCTCGAGGGTGCGGCGGTCACGCAGATCAAAGTCCGTGGTGCCCAGCACGAATTTACCAGCATTCCTGGCGTTGTCGAAGATATGACCGACATCGTTTTGAATGTAAAGTCGGTTGTCGTTAAGAAGCACTCGGAGATGACCAAGGTCATCACCATCGAAAAGCAAGGCCCTTGTGAGATCACCGCCGGAGACATCCAATGCGATGCCGACGTCGAGATCATCAATAAAGACCTGCACCTGTGCACCGTTACCGGCGAAATTCCATTCATGATGGAAATGGTCGTTGAGTCGGGTCGCAGCTACGTTCCTTCGACCGAGCACAGCTCGAACGAACACGAAATCGGTATCATTCCGGTCGACGCTGTTTTCAGCCCGGTAACCCGCGTTCGTTATACCGTCGAAGAAACTCGCGTTGGTCAGAAGACCAACTACGATCGCCTGATTCTGGAAATTTGGACCGATGGCTCGGCTCATCCAGAGATGGCTTTGGTCGAAGCTGCCAAGATCCTGCGAAAGCACCTCAACCCGTTCGTTCAATACAACGAACTGGGGGCCACGATCAACATGCCTAGCCGTTCGACCCCCAGCGGGTTGGATCCGGTGATGGAAGCCAAGCTCAACATGAGCCTCGCTGAATTGCACCTTTCGGTTCGTGCATCGAACTGCCTCGAATCGGAAAACATTCATACGGTTCGCGACTTGGTTCGCCGTACCGAAGACCAACTGATGGAAGTCCGCAACTTCGGTGAAACTACCCTGACCGAAGTTCGCGAGAAGCTGAAGGAATACAACTTGCACCTGGGCATGCGAGTGCCGCCAGCTGCAAGCCCGATGCACTAA
- a CDS encoding NAD(P)-dependent oxidoreductase — translation MTVLVVGATGATGKLLVEQLLKRGHQVRVIVRSRDRLPDSVRSHPSITIVEANLLDLADEELGQHVSGCDAVASCLGHNLTFKGLFGNPRRLVTDATRRLCRAIEQAKPTGRVRFVLMNTAGNRNRDLDEPATFANRIVVGLIRWAVPPHADNEQASGVLRQEIGKNNSSLSWVVVRPDSLVNQSEVTEYELAPSPTRDPIFNAGTTSRINVAHFMADLATDREVWEKWVGQMPVIYNREEA, via the coding sequence ATGACGGTTCTCGTGGTAGGGGCTACCGGAGCGACCGGCAAGCTGCTGGTAGAACAGCTTCTGAAGCGAGGACATCAGGTTCGGGTAATCGTCCGCTCGCGAGATCGTTTGCCTGATTCGGTGCGTAGTCATCCCAGCATTACGATCGTCGAGGCCAACCTTTTAGATCTAGCTGACGAAGAGCTCGGGCAGCACGTTTCCGGATGCGACGCGGTTGCTTCGTGCCTGGGGCACAATTTGACATTCAAGGGGCTGTTTGGTAATCCGCGCAGGCTTGTCACCGATGCCACACGGCGTCTTTGCCGGGCAATCGAGCAGGCAAAGCCAACTGGCCGCGTCCGATTCGTACTGATGAATACCGCCGGCAACCGGAACCGGGATTTGGACGAGCCAGCCACGTTTGCCAATCGAATTGTCGTGGGCTTAATTCGTTGGGCGGTACCTCCACACGCCGACAACGAACAGGCCTCCGGCGTGCTTCGGCAAGAAATTGGAAAAAATAATTCCTCGCTGAGCTGGGTCGTCGTCAGGCCCGATAGCCTGGTCAATCAAAGCGAAGTCACAGAATACGAATTGGCCCCTTCCCCGACGCGGGATCCCATTTTTAATGCCGGAACCACCAGCCGCATCAATGTGGCTCATTTTATGGCGGATTTGGCCACAGATAGGGAGGTATGGGAGAAGTGGGTCGGTCAAATGCCAGTGATTTACAATCGTGAGGAAGCGTAA
- the rplF gene encoding 50S ribosomal protein L6, protein MSRLGRKPVALPEKVKVSIDGQTVNIEGPLGKLSYTANPVITIELSEDEKEVVVSRKEDTRTGKAMHGLTRALISNMVEGVDKGYEKRLEVVGVGYLAAIAGDILQLRVGFANEVHKKIPKDLTVTCPDQTHILIKGIDKQRVGQFAAEVRASRKPEPYKGKGVRYQGERVKLKPGKAAGK, encoded by the coding sequence ATGTCCCGACTAGGTAGAAAACCAGTTGCCCTGCCTGAAAAGGTCAAGGTTTCGATCGACGGTCAAACCGTCAACATCGAAGGCCCCCTCGGCAAGCTTTCGTACACTGCCAATCCTGTCATCACCATCGAACTGAGTGAAGACGAAAAGGAAGTGGTTGTCTCGCGAAAGGAAGATACCCGAACCGGTAAGGCCATGCACGGCCTGACCCGGGCCCTAATCTCCAACATGGTCGAAGGTGTGGACAAGGGTTACGAAAAGCGATTGGAAGTTGTAGGCGTTGGTTACTTGGCGGCTATCGCCGGCGACATCCTGCAGCTTCGCGTCGGTTTCGCCAATGAAGTTCATAAGAAGATCCCCAAGGATCTCACCGTCACTTGCCCAGACCAGACCCACATTCTGATCAAGGGTATCGACAAGCAACGCGTCGGTCAGTTTGCTGCCGAAGTGCGTGCCAGCCGTAAGCCTGAGCCTTATAAGGGCAAGGGTGTCCGCTACCAAGGCGAACGCGTTAAGCTGAAGCCTGGTAAGGCCGCTGGTAAGTAA
- the map gene encoding type I methionyl aminopeptidase, whose amino-acid sequence MITLRSKREIEKMHVAGQLVRQAHQKVAELVRPGVTTAELDKAVDDLFAEAGAIPLFKGVPGKVPFPAATCVSVNDEVVHGIPGKRILKEGDIVSVDTGAKIGGWCGDSAWTYAVGEISDEAKKLMEVTERALHVAIELLPVKKRWSQVAKEMQNVVESAGFSVITTLVGHGIGTTMHEEPQVPNYDSREFRQKGDFDLRPGLVIAVEPMVAVGREDLYLHGDGWTLSTKDHSLTAHFEHTLALTTSGVRILTGDD is encoded by the coding sequence ATGATCACGCTCCGCTCCAAACGCGAGATCGAGAAAATGCACGTTGCCGGGCAGCTCGTTCGGCAAGCCCACCAAAAAGTGGCCGAGCTGGTCAGGCCAGGGGTTACCACGGCTGAACTCGACAAGGCGGTAGACGACCTGTTCGCCGAAGCGGGGGCCATTCCGCTGTTCAAAGGGGTTCCGGGTAAGGTTCCCTTTCCTGCTGCCACGTGCGTTTCTGTGAACGACGAAGTGGTGCACGGCATTCCTGGCAAGCGAATCCTCAAAGAAGGCGACATCGTCAGCGTCGATACCGGTGCCAAAATCGGTGGTTGGTGCGGCGATTCGGCCTGGACCTATGCTGTCGGCGAGATCAGCGATGAAGCGAAGAAGCTGATGGAAGTAACCGAGCGGGCACTGCATGTCGCCATCGAGCTTCTCCCGGTGAAAAAACGCTGGAGCCAGGTGGCCAAAGAAATGCAGAATGTGGTCGAATCGGCCGGATTCTCGGTGATTACGACCTTGGTAGGACATGGCATCGGTACGACGATGCACGAAGAGCCCCAGGTTCCCAACTACGATTCGCGTGAGTTCCGGCAGAAAGGGGACTTTGACCTGCGACCAGGCCTGGTCATCGCTGTCGAGCCGATGGTTGCCGTAGGGCGGGAAGATCTCTATCTGCACGGTGACGGATGGACTCTCTCGACCAAGGATCATAGCCTGACGGCGCACTTCGAGCACACGCTGGCCCTGACTACCTCAGGCGTGCGCATCCTGACCGGCGATGATTAG
- the rpsM gene encoding 30S ribosomal protein S13 — protein MPRLLGVDIPNDKKTWISLTYLYGVGPAVARELCVKVGIDQDRPASEIHEDELSRLAGLLESEYTVEGPLRRQLSQNIQRLNRIVCYRGLRHRRGLPVRGQRTRTNARTRKGPKKTVAGKKGVKDLR, from the coding sequence ATGCCACGTTTGCTCGGTGTGGACATTCCCAACGATAAGAAGACCTGGATCAGCTTGACGTACCTGTACGGTGTCGGTCCAGCGGTTGCTCGTGAACTGTGCGTTAAGGTGGGCATCGATCAAGACCGCCCAGCTTCGGAAATTCACGAAGACGAACTGAGCCGTTTGGCTGGTCTGCTGGAAAGCGAATACACGGTCGAAGGTCCTCTTCGCCGTCAGCTTTCGCAGAACATTCAGCGTCTCAATCGGATCGTTTGCTACCGCGGTCTGCGACATCGTCGCGGTTTGCCGGTTCGCGGCCAACGTACCCGAACCAATGCCCGTACCCGTAAGGGTCCGAAGAAGACCGTCGCCGGTAAGAAGGGCGTGAAGGATCTTCGTTAA
- the rplO gene encoding 50S ribosomal protein L15: MSLHDINQGVQKNKRRQRIGRGSGSGWGKTSQRGHKGARSRAGWSNRPTFQGGQTPIVRHVPKRGFNNRWALTVAAVNIKDLNELFNDGDTVTMETLREKGLCKRRFDEVKILGDGELSKKLTVEAHRFSASAKEKIEKAGGTCNTVVRITTVAEKKEAAKGAKA; this comes from the coding sequence ATGAGTTTGCACGATATCAACCAAGGCGTTCAAAAGAACAAGCGTCGCCAACGTATCGGACGTGGTTCCGGTAGCGGTTGGGGCAAGACTTCGCAACGCGGTCACAAGGGTGCTCGTAGCCGTGCTGGTTGGTCGAATCGTCCGACTTTCCAGGGTGGTCAAACCCCGATCGTTCGTCACGTGCCTAAGCGTGGTTTCAACAACCGCTGGGCACTGACGGTTGCTGCTGTCAACATCAAGGACCTGAACGAGCTGTTCAACGATGGTGATACGGTCACCATGGAAACGCTCCGTGAAAAGGGCCTGTGCAAGCGTCGTTTCGATGAAGTTAAGATTCTCGGCGACGGTGAACTTTCCAAGAAGCTGACGGTCGAAGCTCATCGCTTCAGCGCCTCGGCAAAGGAAAAGATCGAAAAGGCTGGCGGTACCTGCAACACGGTCGTCCGCATCACCACGGTGGCTGAAAAGAAGGAAGCCGCCAAAGGTGCTAAGGCCTAG
- a CDS encoding bL17 family ribosomal protein: protein MRHLKKGRRLGRSASHRKALFRNMASSLLLTERPDDVNESYYLYSDYLAADTPGTGHNTPKVKGRIVTTVQKAKELRPYVEKCITVAKKALPHLREAQKFATKAKPNTPEYKEWRESEQWQKWNAAMAPAVAARRRVVALLGNQRAVEILFDEVAPRFEDRDGGYTRILKLAKPRLGDAGIQAILEFVGNDRDRVKTEAERPAFDSDEQAAPAPAAAAPEAPAEEPAETEEKSEG, encoded by the coding sequence ATGCGACACCTAAAAAAAGGTCGACGACTCGGACGCTCGGCGAGCCACCGCAAGGCTCTGTTCCGCAATATGGCCAGCAGCCTGCTGCTGACCGAACGTCCTGACGACGTCAACGAAAGCTACTACCTCTACAGCGATTACCTGGCTGCCGATACTCCAGGGACCGGGCATAACACGCCTAAGGTCAAGGGGCGCATTGTCACGACCGTGCAGAAGGCGAAGGAACTGCGTCCTTACGTCGAAAAGTGCATCACGGTTGCCAAGAAGGCTTTGCCACACCTTCGCGAAGCTCAAAAGTTCGCGACCAAGGCCAAGCCAAATACGCCTGAATACAAAGAATGGCGTGAGAGCGAACAATGGCAGAAGTGGAACGCTGCCATGGCACCTGCTGTTGCTGCTCGTCGCCGTGTAGTGGCTTTGCTGGGCAACCAGCGTGCTGTCGAAATCTTGTTCGACGAAGTCGCTCCTCGCTTCGAAGACCGCGATGGTGGTTACACTCGCATCCTGAAGTTGGCCAAACCACGTCTGGGTGATGCTGGTATCCAGGCCATCCTCGAGTTTGTTGGCAACGATCGCGATCGCGTGAAGACCGAAGCCGAACGTCCTGCTTTCGATAGCGACGAGCAAGCGGCACCCGCACCAGCTGCTGCAGCACCGGAAGCTCCAGCTGAAGAACCTGCTGAAACCGAAGAAAAGTCGGAAGGCTAA
- the secY gene encoding preprotein translocase subunit SecY, translated as MLEKVRVLFTIPELRTKILLTIGLLAVFRVGSQIPLPMIDQLKLQEMFASQGNEGVAGLLQQVSVFSASALSQITIFGLGIMPYISASIIFQLLGTVWKPLEELQKEGETGRKKINEYTRYATVALCVIQSYFYLASMTAVGEGGDSIVNQAFWTSAEPGNIDKSLYWGWAIVAVAIMTCGTVFLMWLGEQIDEFGIGNGISLLIMAGILAAMPGALLDLLYNTKPELTNFTRGEFGIETIVVLAILFVAVITGVVFIMQGQRKIPMQSAKHVRGRRVYGGTRQFLPLRINQAGVMPIIFASSLLLFPQFIFQALAGWTESATLANLADVFARGQSFLYIACYIALIYFFCYFWTAITFNPKDVSENLKNFGSFIPGYRPGRRTEEYLEKVMVRITYVGAGFLALVAIIPTLVSAELGVSPQVASFYGGTGLLIAVSVAFDLVQKIDSHLVMRNYKGLIEG; from the coding sequence ATGTTGGAAAAAGTACGCGTCCTCTTCACCATCCCCGAACTACGGACGAAGATTCTTTTGACGATCGGCTTGTTGGCCGTCTTTCGTGTCGGCTCGCAAATCCCTCTGCCGATGATCGACCAGCTCAAGCTGCAAGAGATGTTCGCTTCGCAAGGAAACGAAGGGGTTGCTGGCTTGCTGCAGCAAGTCTCCGTTTTCAGTGCCAGTGCGTTGAGCCAGATCACTATCTTTGGTCTGGGTATCATGCCGTATATTTCGGCGTCGATTATCTTCCAACTCCTCGGTACCGTCTGGAAGCCGCTGGAAGAGCTGCAGAAGGAAGGGGAAACGGGACGCAAGAAAATCAACGAGTACACCCGTTATGCGACGGTGGCTTTGTGCGTCATCCAGAGTTACTTCTACCTGGCGTCGATGACGGCCGTGGGTGAAGGGGGTGATAGTATCGTCAACCAGGCGTTCTGGACATCCGCAGAACCAGGCAATATCGATAAAAGCCTCTATTGGGGCTGGGCGATCGTCGCTGTGGCGATCATGACCTGCGGGACCGTCTTTTTGATGTGGCTCGGCGAGCAGATCGACGAGTTCGGCATCGGCAACGGTATCAGCCTTTTGATTATGGCTGGTATTCTCGCGGCAATGCCAGGGGCGCTGCTGGACCTGCTTTACAATACCAAGCCTGAGCTGACCAACTTCACGCGAGGGGAGTTTGGTATTGAAACCATTGTGGTGTTAGCGATCCTGTTTGTGGCTGTGATCACTGGTGTGGTCTTTATCATGCAGGGACAACGCAAGATCCCAATGCAGAGTGCCAAGCATGTTCGCGGTCGTCGCGTTTATGGGGGTACCCGCCAGTTCCTTCCACTGCGAATCAATCAAGCCGGTGTGATGCCGATCATTTTCGCGAGCAGCTTGCTGTTATTCCCACAGTTCATCTTCCAGGCTCTTGCCGGATGGACCGAATCAGCAACGCTGGCCAACCTGGCTGACGTTTTCGCTCGCGGACAAAGCTTCCTGTACATCGCTTGCTACATCGCGTTGATCTACTTCTTCTGCTACTTCTGGACGGCGATCACCTTCAATCCGAAGGACGTCTCGGAGAACCTGAAGAACTTCGGTTCGTTCATTCCCGGCTATCGTCCAGGTCGGCGCACGGAAGAATACTTGGAAAAGGTGATGGTTCGCATCACGTACGTGGGTGCAGGCTTCCTTGCCTTGGTGGCGATCATTCCGACGCTCGTTTCCGCGGAACTGGGTGTCTCGCCTCAGGTGGCAAGTTTCTACGGTGGTACTGGTTTGCTCATCGCTGTGAGTGTGGCATTCGACCTGGTCCAAAAGATCGACAGTCACTTGGTGATGCGTAACTACAAGGGGCTCATCGAGGGCTAA
- a CDS encoding type Z 30S ribosomal protein S14, whose protein sequence is MASKSKIAKANREPKFSSRRERRCTMCGRPRAVYRKFGVCRICIRNLADRGLIPGLRKASW, encoded by the coding sequence GTGGCAAGCAAGTCAAAAATCGCCAAGGCCAATCGCGAGCCGAAGTTTTCGTCTCGGCGTGAACGTCGCTGCACTATGTGCGGTCGACCACGTGCCGTGTACCGAAAGTTTGGTGTCTGCCGTATTTGTATTCGCAACTTGGCGGATCGAGGGCTGATTCCAGGTTTACGCAAGGCGAGTTGGTAA